One part of the Candidatus Aquiluna sp. UB-MaderosW2red genome encodes these proteins:
- a CDS encoding TrkA family potassium uptake protein: MAKKEAPGRKRAFHASNVVVIGLGRFGTSLALELVKNGHQVFGIDTDDRIVQSLASSLTHVVTADTTDEEAVRELGLADMDSAVVAIGADIEASILTTSLLLQLGVKQVWAKANSKSHGRILEQIGAHHVVFPEYEMGRRVAHQVSGESLDYVPIDEDFVMLKGMVPESFDGKNLAELKIRSRFGVTVVAVNQGDGKYTPAFPETVLSKGQTFVVAGQVEPLNKFCQLD, from the coding sequence ATGGCTAAGAAAGAAGCACCAGGGCGTAAGAGGGCATTTCACGCATCAAACGTGGTGGTGATAGGGCTGGGTAGATTCGGAACCTCGCTAGCTTTAGAACTTGTGAAAAATGGACACCAAGTATTCGGTATCGACACCGATGATCGGATAGTTCAATCACTGGCTTCAAGTCTCACCCACGTGGTGACGGCTGATACTACTGACGAGGAAGCAGTTCGCGAGCTCGGTCTAGCGGATATGGATAGCGCGGTGGTCGCTATTGGAGCAGACATCGAAGCCTCAATTCTTACCACCTCACTGCTTCTACAACTCGGTGTCAAGCAGGTTTGGGCGAAAGCCAACTCGAAATCTCACGGCAGAATTCTGGAACAAATCGGTGCTCACCACGTGGTGTTCCCGGAATATGAAATGGGTCGTCGGGTTGCGCACCAAGTGTCTGGAGAATCGCTAGATTACGTTCCAATTGATGAGGACTTTGTAATGCTCAAAGGCATGGTGCCAGAAAGTTTCGATGGCAAAAATCTGGCTGAGCTAAAGATTCGCTCGAGATTTGGTGTCACAGTTGTAGCGGTCAACCAAGGAGACGGAAAGTATACGCCGGCCTTCCCTGAAACCGTTTTATCAAAGGGGCAAACCTTTGTGGTTGCCGGCCAGGTTGAACCGCTAAATAAGTTCTGCCAGCTGGATTAG